A genomic segment from Zygotorulaspora mrakii chromosome 1, complete sequence encodes:
- a CDS encoding uncharacterized protein (similar to Saccharomyces cerevisiae YMR196W; ancestral locus Anc_6.286), which translates to MGNKFREEFVDSTVEEKRLKENRNHEKYWYRWGPYLSERSWATVREDYSYNGDAWSHFPFEHANARVFRWGEDGLFGVSDNKQFVCTNVALWNGKDCRLKERLFGLTNSQGNHGEDVKELYYYLDNTPTHSYMKALYKYPFKKAFPYEQIIEENGKRGFNDKEFEIYEIDGLYQEKETGDSPYFDVFYEMAKGDDNPDDLNFRLTIYNRSKKDSGELYVSPQIFFRNTWAWQGNKEKPILKRDDKATNLVHVAHEKYGHRQIVFQPSPGLFTENSDEQSDVDDIDPSLLFTENEPNLVKLFDNEKNPSEFCKDAFEEYLVNGKEDAVNPDNEGTKACAVYHFKNVPPGEYVTVRYKFTNDFESSIFHTDDSAVIDEDKFDTTFDNRAEEADNFYWRITPLPISDELKKIQRQAFAGLLWTKQFYNLTFDAWYNGDSSIKPSPPPNRANGRNKNWKHLYIEDILSMPDKWEYPFFASWDTAFHCIPFAMIDPDFAKRQLDLLTREWYMHPNGQIPAYEWNFNDVNPPVHAWAVFRVYKTERNLFGREDRVFLERVFQKLLLNFTWWVNRKDSDGNNVFEGGFLGLDNIGIFNRSEPLPTGGKLEQADSTGWMAFFCLQMLNIALELAKENPVYEDIASKFFEHFILISDSMSFEYLIDNTGESCQKIIKQNLWNERDQFYYDAISWGGPNREQIPVRSLVGLIPLYAAMTLEPKLLDQFPSFKKRVNWFIDNRPEIVDRNIASMTKRGVGERMLLSLVNEDRLKAILSRMLDETEFLSPYGIRSLSKYHEEHPFEMNVHGEQYIVKYLPGESDSGMFGGNSNWRGPIWFATSFLIIESLQRFYLYYGSEFKVECPTGSGDYLNLAEVAEELGCRMIHLFVPDENGERAINYGEYATFLSTDEHFKDLIPFYEYFDGDTGRGLGASHQCGWTALVAKWISDVGVSCVRLPRTARSSSNAASRGSTPFPEESNTNRIRRMARRKSAKSLINFTAAVLDLTEEEKQQYRIGAANSGLTPQTSGTSNKREEEIDEDLDNKSILDSKNPHKSESKIISSLKSKMRKFKFGEKDASEERESELT; encoded by the coding sequence ATGGGGAATAAATTTAGAGAAGAGTTTGTGGATTCAACTGTGGAGGAGAAGAGGTTGAAGGAAAATAGGAatcatgaaaaatattggtATCGTTGGGGTCCATATTTGAGTGAGCGGAGCTGGGCTACGGTGCGTGAAGATTACTCGTACAATGGTGATGCTTGGTCACATTTTCCCTTTGAGCATGCCAATGCAAGAGTCTTTAGATGGGGGGAAGATGGATTATTCGGTGTCTCTGATAATAAACAATTCGTTTGTACCAATGTTGCGTTATGGAATGGTAAAGATTGTAGATTGAAGGAGAGGCTGTTTGGTTTGACCAATTCTCAGGGGAATCATGGTGAAGACGTAAAGGAATTGTACTATTATTTGGACAATACGCCAACTCATTCGTACATGAAAGCACTGTATAAGTATCCATTCAAGAAAGCCTTCCCCTATGAGCAAATTATTGAAGAGAATGGTAAAAGAGGATTTAACGATAAGGAATTTGAGATATACGAAATTGATGGTCTATATCAGGAAAAGGAAACTGGCGACAGTCCGtattttgatgttttttaCGAAATGGCTAAAGGCGATGATAACCCAGATGATTTAAACTTCAGATTAACCATTTATAACAGAAGCAAAAAAGATTCTGGGGAACTATATGTATCACCGCAGATTTTTTTTAGAAATACTTGGGCATGGCAGGGAAATAAGGAAAAGCCCATTTTAAAAAGGGATGATAAAGCAACGAATTTAGTTCATGTTGCTCATGAAAAGTACGGTCACCGTCAAATTGTGTTTCAACCTTCTCCTGGTTTATTCACTGAAAATTCAGATGAGCAAAGTGATGTGGATGATATTGATCCTTCATTACTTTTCACTGAAAATGAACCAAATCTAGTGAAattatttgataatgagaaaaatcCATCAGAATTTTGTAAAGACGCTTTTGAAGAGTATTTAGTTAATGGTAAGGAAGACGCGGTCAATCCAGATAATGAAGGCACAAAAGCTTGCGCAGTTTATCATTTCAAGAATGTTCCTCCAGGAGAATACGTGACGGTAAGATATAAATTCACCAACGACTTTGAGTCCAGTATCTTCCATACTGACGATTCGGCCgttattgatgaagataaattTGACACCACTTTTGATAACCGTGCAGAAGAGGCTGATAACTTCTACTGGAGAATCACCCCATTGCCCATAAGTGACGAActcaaaaaaatccaaaggCAGGCCTTTGCTGGATTATTATGGACGAAACAGTTTTACAATTTGACTTTTGATGCGTGGTATAATGGTGATTCAAGTATTAAACCATCACCACCACCAAATAGAGCTAATGGAAGAAATAAGAATTGGAAGCATTTAtatattgaagatattctttcaatgcCTGATAAATGGGAATATCCATTTTTCGCATCGTGGGATACTGCGTTCCATTGTATTCCATTTGCGATGATTGATCCAGATTTTGCCAAAAGACAATTGGATCTTTTGACAAGAGAATGGTATATGCATCCAAATGGTCAAATCCCAGCGTACGAGTGGAATTTCAATGACGTTAACCCACCAGTACACGCTTGGGCAGTCTTTCGTGTTTATAAAACTGAGAGAAATTTATTTGGTCGTGAAGATAGGGTATTTTTGGAACgtgtctttcaaaaattgctGTTGAATTTTACTTGGTGGGTTAACCGTAAAGATTCTGATGGGAACAATGTGTTTGAAGGTGGATTCTTAGGTTTAGATAATATTGGTATTTTCAATAGAAGTGAACCACTACCTACTGGCGGTAAATTGGAGCAGGCCGACTCTACTGGTTGGATGGCCTTCTTCTGTTTACAAATGTTGAACATTGCTCTGGAATTGGCCAAAGAAAATCCTGTTTATGAAGATATTGCatcaaaattcttcgaGCACTTTATTTTGATTAGTGACTCGATGTCGTTTGAATATTTAATTGACAATACCGGTGAAAGTTGCcaaaaaattatcaaacaAAATTTATGGAACGAAAGGGATCAGTTTTATTACGATGCAATTTCTTGGGGCGGCCCAAATAGAGAACAAATACCGGTCAGATCGCTTGTGGGATTGATTCCATTATACGCAGCTATGACTTTAGAACCAAAATTACTAGATCAGTTTCctagtttcaaaaaaagagtcaATTGGTTCATTGATAATAGACCTGAAATCGTTGACAGAAATATAGCTTCAATGACCAAAAGGGGAGTTGGTGAAAGAATGCTTCTATCCCTTGTCAATGAAGATAGACTGAAAGCTATTTTAAGTCGTATGCTTGATGAAACAGAGTTTCTGTCACCCTATGGTATAAGATCCTTATCGAAATATCATGAAGAGCATCCCTTTGAAATGAATGTTCATGGAGAACAATACATTGTTAAGTATTTACCTGGTGAATCCGATTCTGGAATGTTTGGCGGAAATTCCAACTGGAGAGGGCCTATTTGGTTTGCAACAAGTTTTTTAATTATTGAATCTCTGCAAAGATTCTATTTGTACTATGGCTCCGAGTTTAAAGTCGAATGTCCAACAGGATCTGGAGATTATTTAAATTTGGCTGAAGTCGCAGAGGAACTGGGTTGTCGCATGATACATTTATTTGTCCCTGATGAAAATGGGGAACGTGCTATCAATTACGGTGAATACGCAACATTCTTATCGACTGATGAGCATTTCAAGGACTTGATTCCTTTCTACGAGTACTTCGATGGTGATACTGGTAGAGGCTTAGGAGCATCTCATCAATGTGGCTGGACCGCTTTGGTAGCTAAATGGATTAGTGACGTGGGCGTTTCCTGTGTTAGACTGCCACGAACGGCTCGTTCTTCCTCAAATGCTGCTTCAAGAGGGTCAACTCCATTTCCCGAAGAGAGCAATACAAATAGAATAAGAAGAATGGCTAGACGTAAAAGTGCAAAATCATTGATTAATTTTACAGCTGCAGTCTTAGACTTAACcgaggaagaaaaacaaCAATACAGAATCGGTGCGGCCAATTCGGGCTTAACACCACAAACAAGTGGAACTTCTAATAAACGGGAGGAAGAAATAGATGAAGACTTGGATAATAAATCTATTttagattcaaaaaatcctCATAAGTCAGAGTCAAAAATAATTAGTTCACTCAAGTCgaagatgagaaaattcaaattcgGTGAGAAAGATGCAAGTGAGGAGCGTGAATCTGAATTAACCTAA
- the CMC4 gene encoding Cmc4p (similar to Saccharomyces cerevisiae YMR194C-B; ancestral locus Anc_6.284), translated as MSDPCKREACDIQRCLLSHNYNEEPCQPLIDDLYRCCFKFYKANGNGGKTPCCPMPDLLELKMEQRNLKPDVNIDSSSTTGGFKKR; from the coding sequence ATGTCCGATCCCTGTAAGCGTGAGGCTTGCGACATTCAACGATGTCTGCTTAGTCACAACTACAATGAAGAGCCATGCCAACCGTTGATCGACGATTTGTACAGGTGctgtttcaaattttacaaGGCGAATGGCAATGGAGGCAAGACACCTTGTTGTCCCATGCCAGACCTGTTGGAATTGAAGATGGAGCAGCGGAACCTGAAACCGGACGTAAACATCGACAGCTCCAGCACCACTGGCGGCTTCAAGAAACGCTAA
- the MRPL24 gene encoding mitochondrial 54S ribosomal protein bL28m (similar to Saccharomyces cerevisiae MRPL24 (YMR193W); ancestral locus Anc_6.282), which yields MVTRLFRIDVKKSFSSATTCLREWRLVESRRVAKQPDYKIGDFRPLYIPKKRKVFADYKYGPSNIFKQSNKGLYGASFVQYGNNIPESKTKTRRRWLPNIVKKGLWSETLNKKISLKMTAKVLRTISKEGGIDNYLTKEKSARIKELGPLGWRLRYTVLKKQDSIKNPPHKDAQLIENSNGEQVTVYYNEQVNGAPLRITVGRRKLMQFLYPLEKLERKADNISIDHHRFVELYSNASINELLTKLQQYGFDLSTISI from the coding sequence ATGGTGACCAGATTATTCAGAATTGACGTCAAGAAGAGCTTTTCTTCAGCTACCACTTGTCTAAGAGAGTGGAGATTGGTGGAAAGTAGAAGGGTTGCGAAACAACCTGATTACAAAATTGGTGATTTCAGACCACTGTATATCccaaagaagagaaaagtgTTTGCAGATTATAAATACGGTCCATCAAACATTTTCAAGCAGAGCAATAAGGGGTTATATGGTGCCTCCTTCGTGCAATATGGTAATAACATCCCAGAGAGCAAGACCAAGACAAGAAGAAGGTGGCTACCAAATATTGTAAAAAAAGGTTTATGGAGCGAAACtttaaacaaaaaaatcagcCTCAAAATGACAGCCAAAGTTTTGAGGACCATAAGTAAAGAAGGTGGTATTGACAACTACTTgaccaaagaaaaatccGCGAGAATCAAAGAACTGGGCCCGTTGGGCTGGAGATTACGTTACACAGTTCTTAAAAAACAAGATTCTATCAAAAACCCACCACATAAAGATGCTCAACTAATCGAAAACTCAAACGGTGAACAAGTTACAGTTTATTACAACGAACAAGTGAACGGCGCACCTCTGAGAATAACCgttggaagaagaaaactcaTGCAGTTTCTCTAtcctttggaaaaattggagCGCAAGGCAGACAATATATCTATCGATCACCACAGGTTTGTTGAGCTTTATTCAAATGCATCGATTAATGAGCTTTTGACAAAGCTACAGCAGTACGGTTTCGATTTATCTACCATCAGCATATGA
- the VTI1 gene encoding v-SNARE protein VTI1 (similar to Saccharomyces cerevisiae VTI1 (YMR197C); ancestral locus Anc_6.287): MSTLLSSYESEFKVTLEQARSSLNNAGSEPLPQRNAVLKQVEQQQEELFDLLDQMEIEVNNSVRDSQERAVHKAKIREYKKQVQTALKQPLQKLIDSRDRDMLFGDMSDSVPSTLNDEQRQQLLSNHSLLASSGDKLRDATRIASETEGIGSQIMMDLRSQRETLENSRNTLFQADSYVDKSIRTLKTMSRRLVANKFISYAIIAVLILLILLVLFSKFR, encoded by the coding sequence ATGAGCACCTTATTGTCATCATATGAATCCGAGTTCAAGGTTACATTGGAGCAGGCCCGCTCTAGCCTTAACAACGCTGGCAGCGAACCATTGCCTCAACGAAATGCGGTGCTGAAACAGGTTGAACAGCAGCAGGAAGAACTCTTTGACCTCTTGGATCAAATGGAAATTGAGGTTAACAATAGTGTGCGTGACTCTCAGGAGCGTGCAGTTCACAAGGCAAAGATAAGAGAGTACAAGAAACAAGTGCAAACAGCGTTGAAGCAGCCCTTGCAAAAGTTGATTGATTCTAGAGATAGGGATATGTTGTTTGGTGATATGTCCGATTCAGTACCTTCAACTTTGAATGATGAGCAAAGGCAACAATTGTTGTCTAATCATAGTCTCTTGGCGAGCTCCGGGGATAAACTGAGGGATGCAACGAGGATTGCGTCAGAAACAGAGGGTATTGGATCCCAAATAATGATGGATCTCAGGTCGCAGAGAGAAACGTTAGAAAATTCCAGAAACACCTTGTTTCAGGCAGACTCTTATGTTGATAAGAGCATAAGGACTTTGAAGACTATGAGTAGACGATTGGTCGCAAACAAGTTTATAAGTTATGCAATCATCGCGGTTTTGATATTGCTAATCCTTTTGGTGCTTTTCTCTAAGTTTAGATAA
- the ICY1 gene encoding Icy1p (similar to Saccharomyces cerevisiae ICY2 (YPL250C) and ICY1 (YMR195W); ancestral locus Anc_6.285), translating into MSVVNYEEEELFPLSFAYTHTDARMSSVSRSVDEYANSVDMLPPPLLAESPSGLELSDTELDDEMTYQQQLVGSPLLYTSERLASSPEQYNKHGFLIRPPIEQVTVPITKGVDMDSGTSDTGDEFANAAQQNYRLWLKSF; encoded by the coding sequence ATGTCAGTTGTCAATTATGAGGAGGAGGAGCTTTTCCCACTCTCATTCGCCTACACTCACACAGATGCCCGCATGAGCAGTGTCAGTCGAAGCGTGGATGAGTACGCTAATAGCGTAGATATGTTACCACCGCCACTGCTTGCCGAGAGCCCCAGCGGACTGGAATTAAGCGATACAGAATTGGACGATGAAATGACCTACCAACAGCAATTGGTGGGATCACCGCTGCTATACACTTCCGAAAGACTGGCGTCAAGCCCTGAGCAGTACAACAAACACGGTTTTCTAATAAGACCCCCAATTGAACAAGTGACGGTGCCGATAACGAAGGGTGTAGATATGGACAGTGGTACGAGTGATACGGGCGATGAATTCGCCAATGCCGCACAACAAAATTACAGACTCTGGTTGAAATCATTCTAG
- the RPL36A gene encoding 60S ribosomal protein eL36 (similar to Saccharomyces cerevisiae RPL36A (YMR194W) and RPL36B (YPL249C-A); ancestral locus Anc_6.283), with product MAVKTGIAVGLNKGKVVTAMTPAPKISYKKGVASNRTKFVRSLIKEFAGLSPYERRLIDLIRNSGEKRARKVAKKRLGSFIRAKAKVEEMTEIIAASRRH from the exons ATGGCTGTCAAGACTG GTATTGCTGTTGGTTTGAACAAAGGTAAGGTAGTCACTGCTATGACTCCAGCACCAAAGATTTCTTACAAGAAAGGTGTTGCTTCTAACAGAACCAAGTTTGTTCGTTCTTTGATCAAAGAATTCGCTGGTTTGTCTCCATATGAAAGAAGACTAATCGATTTGATCAGAAACTCTGGTGAAAAGAGAGCTAGAAAGGTCGCAAAGAAGAGATTAGGCTCTTTCATCAGAGCTAAGGCTAAGGTAGAAGAAATGACTGAAATCATCGCTGCTTCTCGTCGTCATTGA
- the SPG5 gene encoding Spg5p (similar to Saccharomyces cerevisiae SPG5 (YMR191W); ancestral locus Anc_6.280) yields MKPGNWRQWLRLTKKQLRELGRTIDQELGHVLNRNIPNQAGRMVKIPIPVARTPSKFALKAIIYRNFHHFVRSSGFKGGRISRFDLSESGSNARFIGKVSQPVSLFSTGARIPKGTPRGLYTNWNMVGKTFAGQRMYSTASINFTHEAANNIALSLRCLLNSLSDAAPTGENHFNSYSNIDTRYQFPNRLSTRNRSIIRDMEVFEMINEHREQCFYHGDEPVGSVLEFALPKLNMESIVPVITFLNVSLLDDFQQEVSNYEEHIKLIEQSVRKIHDQCGSLPMTFDKKKNVLKIHFPNLTMEETEILVTDLGIASGHVYPHYEEYTGKQRVRRNSCCNTGVNSVLSSSGSNSSSDLTSEALEYNSIFSTSSSNSFIVV; encoded by the coding sequence ATGAAGCCAGGAAACTGGAGACAGTGGTTGAGACTGACCAAAAAGCAGTTGCGGGAGCTCGGTCGAACTATTGACCAAGAGCTGGGACATGTCCTGAATCGGAACATACCCAATCAAGCAGGCAGGATGGTAAAGATACCCATTCCAGTAGCTCGTACTCCCAGCAAATTTGCGCTTAAGGCGATTATATACCGAAATTTCCATCATTTTGTGAGAAGCAGTGGATTTAAGGGTGGTAGGATATCAAGATTTGATTTGAGCGAAAGCGGTAGTAATGCAAGGTTTATTGGGAAGGTGAGCCAACCCGTTTCGTTATTTTCTACTGGCGCCCGAATTCCTAAGGGCACTCCTCGTGGCCTTTACACCAACTGGAACATGGTTGGCAAGACGTTTGCGGGCCAAAGAATGTATTCGACGGCGAGCATAAATTTCACTCATGAGGCTGCTAACAACATAGCTTTATCGCTACGCTGTTTGCTTAATTCCCTGAGTGATGCTGCTCCAACAGGAGAAAACCATTTCAATTCCTATAGCAATATTGATACCCGGTACCAGTTCCCAAATAGATTATCTACTCGGAACAGGTCTATAATCCGTGATATggaagtttttgaaatgattAATGAACATCGTGAACAGTGTTTTTATCACGGTGATGAACCTGTAGGATCAGTTCTTGAGTTTGctcttccaaaattgaatatgGAGAGTATTGTCCCAGTGATAACGTTTCTCAATGTATCTCTCCTGGACGATTTTCAACAAGAGGTCTCAAATTATGAGGAGCACATCAAGCTTATTGAACAGTCAGTGAGAAAAATCCACGACCAGTGTGGATCATTACCGATGACGTTTgacaaaaagaaaaatgtgCTCAAGATCCATTTTCCTAACTTAACAATGGAAGAAACAGAGATTTTGGTTACTGATCTGGGGATTGCTTCGGGTCATGTTTATCCACATTATGAAGAGTACACCGGCAAGCAAAGAGTCCGACGGAATAGTTGTTGTAACACCGGGGTTAATAGCGTACTGTCAAGCAGTGGCTCTAACTCTTCGAGTGATTTGACTAGTGAAGCATTAGAATATAATTCGATTTTTTCCACTTCTAGTAGCAACTCTTTTATAGTCGTCTAG
- a CDS encoding uncharacterized protein (similar to Saccharomyces cerevisiae GYL1 (YMR192W) and GYP5 (YPL249C); ancestral locus Anc_6.281), translated as MTEPIQNEVNTTIEFNTSDHSNDDLNTADDERNFEEKGLNVLPGIVEPNMAYSLQTAEGDLKAKPNDPLVSTHNDDVLVPPLEEASTDRSKENVSTPLSVGENRTASYSEEKEDIIKEYHSHNESSSRGVQMSAESGIHSTTEPIINELASIDEPVTPKKLYSSCEDGSGMQSDQNTTVEVHAAEDDKRMDPVREVTEPVEMTTSASTGLSNEGRQLEEETAKVEDAIHSLNAPPLPLRSHLATELAIETPSRAPENEIEPSPANSQSPVSPTLPPRNLNKRKQYAVPPPFAEEMRSQKFRQNLAMTTGAPPVPPRSKGAAKANRLASAAEINLIANRLRQTSHHYQREDDVSREYLDKGKDMLKSSFSTFLESLPSTPTMTEQPFTKEEERGHIEDNDKHVVIDWEFWTRVVNDFQSVASEPETLEEKITDGIPSQIRGIIWQLVANSKSKEFEDIYETLSNTKSPHEASIRRDLRRTKFLPEDKVECLLRILTVYSIYDPDVGYTQGMAFIATPLILNCKTSAEALGLLIRLMKFYGLRDLFLPDMPGLMILLYQFDRLLEENSPQLYNHLARQGVRSSMYATQWFLTFFAYKFPLGFVLRIFDIVLIEGIESILRFAVNLMLKNSEALLALSFDRLLDYLKNELFNYYLKESIESRNHGTLSREGMAGSDDSDTGSVLKREITSVSQTQLTNTGSIAITDDDYDIELFVHEAMHDVHVTPISLKRYAAEYDEIHQIEQQKEAQYESIKIKNKQLQMEVRKLEHDYTLLNKEHVEIANELIKNRLKIETLLDENSDQKLIILELKKQLEEEMRRQALPNPDADIPSDIREDLDRTIRRNAEVMSENAKLQDKISEQERIISELKIANHGESRIPLLDSKPPLANSWSGFKKVFK; from the coding sequence ATGACTGAACCAATCCAAAATGAAGTGAATACCACAATTGAATTCAATACATCTGACCACAGTAATGACGATTTGAACACGGCGGATGACGAGAggaactttgaagaaaagggTTTGAATGTTCTCCCAGGAATTGTGGAACCAAATATGGCTTATAGCCTCCAAACTGCAGAGGGCGACTTAAAAGCTAAACCTAATGATCCTTTAGTGTCGACGCACAATGACGATGTTTTGGTTCCACCATTGGAGGAGGCAAGCACTGATCGCAGTAAAGAGAATGTGAGTACTCCCTTATCCGTAGGGGAAAACAGGACCGCTTCGTATTCagaggaaaaagaagatataATCAAGGAGTACCACAGTCATAACGAAAGTTCTAGTCGGGGAGTGCAAATGTCTGCTGAAAGCGGAATACACAGCACGACTGAGCCAATTATCAATGAATTAGCAAGTATTGATGAACCCGTCACACCCAAGAAGTTATACTCATCTTGTGAGGATGGCTCTGGAATGCAATCCGATCAAAATACGACTGTAGAAGTGCACGCGGCAGAGGACGATAAGCGAATGGATCCTGTAAGAGAGGTCACAGAGCCTGTTGAAATGACAACCAGTGCGTCTACTGGATTATCCAATGAGGGCCGCCAACTTGAGGAGGAGACGGCTAAGGTAGAAGATGCAATCCATAGTTTAAATGCACCTCCTCTTCCCTTGAGAAGTCACCTAGCAACTGAATTGGCTATTGAAACGCCTTCTCGAGCACCAGAGAATGAAATAGAACCTAGCCCAGCTAATTCACAATCCCCGGTATCGCCTACGCTACCCCCTCGAAATCTTAATAAGCGCAAGCAATATGCGGTACCACCTCCTTTTGCAGAAGAAATGAGATCACAAAAATTTAGACAAAATTTGGCGATGACGACAGGGGCTCCTCCTGTTCCCCCACGATCAAAAGGCGCTGCAAAAGCTAATAGACTAGCTTCTGCTGCTGAAATCAATCTGATCGCTAACAGATTGCGTCAAACAAGTCATCACTATCAAAGGGAGGATGATGTTTCGAGAGAATATTTAGATAAGGGTAAGGATATGCTTAAGAGttccttttcaacttttctcGAAAGTCTGCCATCCACTCCTACAATGACAGAGCAACCATTTACCAAGGAGGAAGAAAGAGGCCACATTGAGGATAATGACAAACATGTTGTGATAGATTGGGAATTTTGGACTCGTGTAGTGAATGATTTTCAATCAGTTGCCAGTGAGCCTGAAACATTAGAAGAGAAAATTACCGACGGTATTCCATCACAGATTCGTGGTATCATTTGGCAATTGGTTGCTAACtccaaatcaaaagagtTCGAGGATATATATGAGACCCTTTCTAATACAAAATCACCCCACGAAGCCAGTATCCGTAGAGATTTAAGGAGGACCAAATTCCTTCCAGAAGATAAAGTAGAGTGTCTCCTGAGAATTTTAACAGTGTATTCAATTTATGATCCCGATGTCGGATACACTCAAGGGATGGCGTTCATTGCCACACCGCTGATACTCAACTGCAAGACTTCGGCTGAGGCACTCGGATTACTTATCAGGCTAATGAAGTTTTATGGTTTGAGAGACCTGTTTTTACCCGATATGCCAGGTTTAATGATTCTGTTATATCAATTTGACAGATTgcttgaagaaaattctCCTCAATTGTACAACCATTTAGCGAGACAAGGTGTACGCTCATCTATGTATGCGACACAGTGGTTTTTGACTTTCTTTGCTTATAAGTTTCCGCTTGGTTTTGTGCTAcgtatttttgatattgtcCTTATAGAGGGCATCGAATCGATATTGAGATTTGCAGTCAATTTGATGTTAAAGAATTCAGAAGCTTTGCTGGCTCTCAGTTTCGATAGATTACTCGACTATTTGAAGAACGAACTCTTCAATTATTACTTGAAGGAATCGATTGAATCAAGGAATCATGGGACTCTTTCTCGTGAGGGAATGGCAGGCAGTGATGATAGCGATACTGGTTCTGTGTTAAAGAGAGAAATAACATCTGTCAGTCAAACACAATTGACTAATACTGGATCCATTGCTATCACGGATGATGATTATGACATTGAACTGTTTGTGCATGAGGCAATGCACGATGTTCATGTTACACCAATtagtttgaaaagataCGCAGCAGAATACGACGAAATCCATCAAATCGAGCAACAGAAGGAGGCTCAATATGAATCGATcaagataaaaaataaacaatTACAAATGGAAGTTCGCAAGTTGGAGCATGATTATACGTTGCTCAACAAAGAGCATGTAGAGATTGCAAATGAACTGATCAAAAACAGATTGAAAATCGAGACATTGCTGGACGAAAACAGTGATCAAAAGCTAATTATCTTAGAACTCAAGAAACAGCTCGAGGAGGAAATGCGTAGGCAGGCTCTACCTAATCCGGATGCAGACATACCTAGTGATATACGGGAAGATTTGGACCGAACTATTAGACGTAATGCAGAAGTTATGAGtgaaaatgcaaaattGCAGGATAAGATATCAGAACAAGAAAGAATTATTTCTGAGCTTAAAATTGCTAATCATGGCGAATCACGAATACCATTACTGGACTCCAAACCTCCATTGGCGAATAGTTGGtctggtttcaaaaaagtttttaagTAG
- the YAH1 gene encoding adrenodoxin (similar to Saccharomyces cerevisiae YAH1 (YPL252C); ancestral locus Anc_6.288), with translation MIRTSSIFCFRNALRLCKPNNMVTGVRAMPRSTLLTNFTGRASFSSSRISYHGDLHRPRPGEELHVTFILKDGTQKKYEVCEGDTLLDIAQGHNLDMEGACGGSCACSTCHVIVDPEYYDALPEPDDDENDMLDLAYGLTETSRLGCQIKMTKDIDGIRVALPAMTRNVKSNDFN, from the coding sequence ATGATCAGGACTTCTTCCATATTTTGCTTCAGAAATGCACTGAGGCTCTGCAAGCCGAACAATATGGTAACGGGCGTAAGAGCGATGCCAAGATCAACACTTCTAACCAATTTTACGGGGAGGGCATCTTTCAGCTCTTCAAGAATATCATACCACGGTGATCTACATAGGCCTAGACCCGGGGAGGAATTGCATGTTACGTTCATTCTAAAAGATGGAACGCAAAAGAAGTATGAGGTTTGCGAAGGCGACACATTATTGGATATAGCCCAGGGACACAACCTGGACATGGAAGGCGCCTGCGGAGGCTCATGTGCATGCTCTACCTGTCATGTTATTGTGGATCCGGAGTACTACGATGCACTACCAGAGCCCGACGACGACGAGAACGATATGCTGGATTTGGCCTACGGGCTGACGGAAACCAGTAGACTCGGATGCCAAATCAAGATGACAAAGGACATTGACGGTATCAGAGTGGCATTACCGGCGATGACCAGAAATGTCAAGTCCAATGACTTCAACTAA